GCGCAGATCACCGCCGCCCACCAGATCGCCGCGCGCAAGCTGTCGGTGCGGGAAGCCGAGTCGCTGGCGCGCAAGATCGGCGCCGAATTCAACCTGTCCGCCCAGAAGACGCCGGCACCGCAGCCGGCGAAGTCGCGCGACCTGGAACGGGTCGAGGAAGAACTGTCGGACCTCTTCACCGCCCAGGTCGAGGTGCGCATCAAGAAGCGCAGCAAGCGTGGCGGCAGCGTTCAGGAGAGCGGTGAACTGGCAATCCAGTTCAGCTCGCTCGACGAGCTCAACGGGCTGATCGAGCGCCTGCGCGCACCGACCGCCTGAGAACAGGCTTCCAGCCCGCGCCGCAAGGGCTCAAAGCACCTTGAAGACCGACTCGTAGGGCTTGCTGACCTGCAGGTCGCTTCCCGGGCAGCGCATGCGCACACGAAGCTTGCCGGCCTCGTCGCGCCAGATGCGCTGGGTCATGCGCAGGTTGAGCAGGGTTCCGCGGTGAATACGCCGAAAGTAGCGGGGGTCGAGCCGCCGTTCGAACTCGGCGATGCTGGTGCGCACCAGCCCCTCCTGCATCGCTGAAACCACCCGGGTGTACTTGTGATCCGACTGCAGGTAGCAGATGTCGTCGGTCTGTATCACGAGCAGGTCGTTGCCGCGTGCCGCCACCACCGCGGCCAGCGGCGGACCGCGTTCCGACCGGGGAACATGGCCCAGCGCGCGCAGCCGGGCTTCGACGCGGTCGAACGCCTGCTCCATGCGGATCGGCCGCAACGGTTTCATCACATAGTCGGCGGCACACAGATCGAAAGCCTCGGCCGCCAACGACGCGTCGACGGTGGTGAAGACCACCGCCAAACCTGACGGAAGTTGGCGTATCCAGCGCGGATCGCGCTCGTCCATGTGAATGTCGAGGACGAGGATGTCGGGCTGCAGTTCGGCAACCGCCCGGAACACGCCGGCGGTGGTCGCCACTTGGGCGACCTGTGTCCATTCCGGCCTCAGGCGTGCGATCAACCGTGTTACGCGCTCGCGTTGTATCCGGTCGTCCTCAGCCACCACGACATGCATCTACACCCTTGCTCTTTATCAAAACTTACGCATGTTAGGACACACTCTCACCGCGCGGCGGGCTAATCGAAAGCGTAACTAGTAAGCGGACAAGCACTTCGCTATTTCGTCGCGCCATAGGGCGGTTCATCGTGCAAAAACAGGGGTTCGTCGCATTTCGGCTCGGGGGACTTCAACATTTGTGATGCTTCGTTTCAATGCAAACCGGCTTCCATCACATGTCAGCCGGTCGGCAGCAGAAGTAACGGCTGTAGCCGTACATCACTCAACCACCCGGAACCGGCCGATCACCATGACTACGACAGCACTGCCTCCCCGCCGCCGTCCCACCGTCCCGATTCAGGAAACCCCGATGGTGCTTTTCCAGCGAACCTGTCTCGTGATGGGCTCCTATCGCAAAGCCGAACACTGGTTCGAATCGACCCATCCCCTGCTGACCGTTAGCCCCAAGAACGCGCAAGGAAGCCCTGGCAAAGCCCAGCAACTCGGAGCGTTGGTCGAGGCGCTTTCGAAGGGGTGGCCGCTGTGAAACACGCCTTTCGCACCGTGCACCCCACGCAGTCGTGGGAACGCGCCGCGTCCGAACCCGCAATCTACGACGGCCCCTTCCATCGCGCTGGCGAACGGGTGGTCTATGCGTGGAGCGAGAGCGAACTCGCCGCCTTGTCGGCCGCCTTCATGTGCGCCGGCATCAACCCCGACGAAATGCTCTGGGAAAAACTGATGCTTCCCGCCGAAAGCCGCATCGTCGATCTGTCAGCCAGCGAGAGCGTCTCGCCGGACCTGCTGGCGCAACTACACAAGGGCGATATCCTCGGCGCGTGGGTTCCGACCTCGCTCGCGCCCGAGGGCATGGCCCTGGTGGTGAATCCGGCGCATCCGCGCTTCGGCGAGATCAAGGTGGCGGACAAGCGTTTCATCACGCCGCCCACCCGCCGGAGCGCTTAGTCGCCTCGTCGCCTACCCGCGCCATGCCCCCCATCCATCCGGAAATCCCTGAATCTCCGGTAACCGCCCCGATCAAGCCCACTCCGTCCGATCCCACGACGGTGAGCGACGCCGAGGTGGCCTCCGCCCTGCGCGCGCGGCACCTGTGCCTGCTGTATCAACCCCAATACCAGTTGCTCGGCGGGCGGCTGCGCGGATT
The nucleotide sequence above comes from Xylophilus sp. GOD-11R. Encoded proteins:
- a CDS encoding LytTR family DNA-binding domain-containing protein: MHVVVAEDDRIQRERVTRLIARLRPEWTQVAQVATTAGVFRAVAELQPDILVLDIHMDERDPRWIRQLPSGLAVVFTTVDASLAAEAFDLCAADYVMKPLRPIRMEQAFDRVEARLRALGHVPRSERGPPLAAVVAARGNDLLVIQTDDICYLQSDHKYTRVVSAMQEGLVRTSIAEFERRLDPRYFRRIHRGTLLNLRMTQRIWRDEAGKLRVRMRCPGSDLQVSKPYESVFKVL